TCAACAAAAACTGGTGAAACATTATCAAGGCTAAGCGCTCCAACGCCATAGCCGCCATGACCGTCTGTAGGGTCACTTTTTATAATATTAAAGCCAATGCTTTTTTTCTTTTTTTCTTCCATATTGGACCTCCTAACTTGTTTTTACAATAAAGGACTAAGCAAAAAGTGGAATGTGTTCATCACGATTGCTCTTCCTACTTCAAATATTGGTTGAATAATATACGCATCTAATGGTGTAATCACAAGGATTAAGAAAATAATGATTCCATAGCTCTCATACTGTGTCATCTTTGAGCGGATATGTGTTGGTGCTAAATCTTCGATAATTCTGTATCCATCCAGTGGTGGAAACGGAAGCAAATTAAAAATAAATAAAATCACATTAAGAGACACAAAAATATTAAAAAACTGTTCAAGGCTTGTTACCATATTGTCTGGCAGTGCAGAAACAGCATTCGTTGTTAATAATATATACCAAATGGCTGTTCCTATAAAAGCAAGCACCAAGTTACTTAACGGACCAGCGATGGAAACCAACACACCTGCCAGGCGTGGACGTTTGAAAAAGTAACGATTTACCGGAACAGGTCTTGCCCAACCGAATCCTGCTATAAAAATAAGGATCGTACCAAATGGATCTAAATGGGCCAGTGGATTTAGTGTTAATCTCCCCTGCCGCTCTGCCGTCGGATCACCGAATTTATAAGCCACATAGGCATGAGCAAATTCATGGAGAGTAAAAGCCACCATAAGTGTAATGATTACATATGGAAACACTTCTAACGGAAACGCTAAAAAGCTACTAAAGTCGTTCATTTTTAACCCCTTTGGTTTTTAAAGTATGTAGGAATCACTCTATTATATGAAAGATCTTGAGGATTCATTATTCTTCTAGCTTAACATGTTACATACTAGATGTTCGACTAAAGTATACTATATTTAGCCTAAAATGAAAAAGACACGCCCGTTAATAGATGATAAAAAAACCGCCAAAAATATTAATTTTTGACGGCCTCATTTTTCACAAGGTTTTTAATCGATTTAATATATTCATATGCATCAGCGATTTCTTCTTCTGTATAGCGCTGCTTGCTTTTTAGCGTGAATACTTTTTCCTTCACTTCTTCTTCTGTTAGTCCTTCAAAGTATAAAACGGTTGAGACTAATTCTAAAAAGCGAGAACTTTGTTCATTTAAGTTTAGCATACATTCCTTGAGTGGTGGCATGTCCAGGTCATAGTGTCCGAGAAATTCACTTCCTGTATCTGTTAAGGAATATCTGTATTGAAAATATCCACCCTTTTTTTCATGAACTTCCTCTAAAAAGCCTAGGTTGCAAAGCTCTTCAATTCGTAAAGTAAGCTCTTCTGAATATGGTCCGTAAAAGTGGAAATTGTATTTTTCATAAAAAGGCAGATCAATCTTTTTTGCAATATAAATCATTTTTTGCAGTTTTTTCCGACCAATGATTTCCCCAGCAGATGAAATAACCTTCATCAGCTTTGCATGTTCTTTCATCAATGCCCCGTCATCTCCTAACTCTTTCTTTGTTTCATCGTTAAAAAATTTATGTTTAGTCTCAAGATGAGGACGTGATCATTCCTCTTTCTTTTTATCTAAGTTCAGTAACTCAAGAATCTTCTTCTTAGCAGCTTTTTTCGTTGAAAAGTCTTCTAATAAGTCCAATGGAAAATATAATTTATGGTCCGTTCTTCTTTTTCCAGAAATAGCATCCACAATCTCTGATTCTCTTGATAATTCTCGCAAATCACCGTTAGACATTAATAAATGAATAGGTAACCGTTCCTCTTCTTCACCTGGACGGTAAAAATCATAAGGCAGATCTGAGGAGGAATCTACTACAAGATAGTACTCCGGATCAATTCCAGCCTTTTTAAATAGAGTTGTAAGCTCCATTAGTGTCATCATTTGGACATTTGGATTGAACTCCACATATTTAAAGAGCTGACGGTTCATAAAACGACAGCATAAGTCACGTAATATAAGATCGTCTTCATCTTGCCAAGCTTGGAAATAATACAAAATAATGGATTCATCCAGCTTTAAGTAATCCTGAAGAGTTAGCTCTTCTTCAAATAAGGAATAAAAATGAATAGGATCATGTTTGAAGGTATAAAACTCTTGGTGGAGTTGTTTTGCACGATGAAGGATTTTGGTTAAAATCACTTCAGCACTGCGCGTAACCGGGTGAAAATACACCTGCCAATACATTTGATATCGGCTCATAATGTAATCTTCAACGGCATGCATACCACTGCTTTTAATGACAACCTGATCCTCACGCGGTCTCATTACCCGTAAAATCCGTTCCATATCAAAGTGGCCATAGCTAACACCAGTGTAATAAGCATCACGTTGCAGATAATCCATACGATCAGCATCAATCTGGCTAGATATTAAACTAACAACCTGTTTCTTTTCATAGGTTTTGGCAATAACCTCTGCGACCTTTTTAGGAAAATCTTCTTCCACTTCTTTTAACACTGAGTTTACCTCAGTATCTCCTAGTATAATCATCTGAGTAAAATCTTCATGATCAAGGTGGAATACCTTTTCGAATGAGTGAGAAAACGGACCATGACCTAAATCATGTAATAAAGCCGCACAAAGGCATAACAGCCTTTCTTCATCATCCCATTCCGGTCTTCCTTTAAAAACATCATCAACGATTCTGCGCACAATTTCATA
This genomic stretch from Metabacillus sp. B2-18 harbors:
- a CDS encoding site-2 protease family protein produces the protein MNDFSSFLAFPLEVFPYVIITLMVAFTLHEFAHAYVAYKFGDPTAERQGRLTLNPLAHLDPFGTILIFIAGFGWARPVPVNRYFFKRPRLAGVLVSIAGPLSNLVLAFIGTAIWYILLTTNAVSALPDNMVTSLEQFFNIFVSLNVILFIFNLLPFPPLDGYRIIEDLAPTHIRSKMTQYESYGIIIFLILVITPLDAYIIQPIFEVGRAIVMNTFHFLLSPLL
- a CDS encoding YwgA family protein, whose product is MMKEHAKLMKVISSAGEIIGRKKLQKMIYIAKKIDLPFYEKYNFHFYGPYSEELTLRIEELCNLGFLEEVHEKKGGYFQYRYSLTDTGSEFLGHYDLDMPPLKECMLNLNEQSSRFLELVSTVLYFEGLTEEEVKEKVFTLKSKQRYTEEEIADAYEYIKSIKNLVKNEAVKN
- a CDS encoding HD domain-containing protein; this translates as MKNRKLSEEKVFKDPVHRYIHVRDKLIWDLIGTKEFQRLRRIRQLGTTYLTFHGAEHSRFNHSLGVYEIVRRIVDDVFKGRPEWDDEERLLCLCAALLHDLGHGPFSHSFEKVFHLDHEDFTQMIILGDTEVNSVLKEVEEDFPKKVAEVIAKTYEKKQVVSLISSQIDADRMDYLQRDAYYTGVSYGHFDMERILRVMRPREDQVVIKSSGMHAVEDYIMSRYQMYWQVYFHPVTRSAEVILTKILHRAKQLHQEFYTFKHDPIHFYSLFEEELTLQDYLKLDESIILYYFQAWQDEDDLILRDLCCRFMNRQLFKYVEFNPNVQMMTLMELTTLFKKAGIDPEYYLVVDSSSDLPYDFYRPGEEEERLPIHLLMSNGDLRELSRESEIVDAISGKRRTDHKLYFPLDLLEDFSTKKAAKKKILELLNLDKKKEE